A region of Streptomyces halobius DNA encodes the following proteins:
- a CDS encoding DeoR/GlpR family DNA-binding transcription regulator — MTDTEGAADGSAAMDASVTKLSPKDRRKRITDRLLAEGQVTIEELVQELGVSQMTVHRDLDALEHQGWLRKVRGGATATPSALFESTARWRGAEQVAAKEAICAAALTLAEPGQAVIIDDSSTALPLARSLSSHGAYTVITNSLQVINELAEEPDIRVIALGGEYHAAFNAFLGMSTADIARSFRADIAFLSTSAVDNGHCYHQAQENVLVKRALMAAARRKVLLVDHSKFGRQALYELAPLADFDLVISDDLLPQEEQDALQSLGVRYELATEGSHRR, encoded by the coding sequence TTGACCGACACCGAAGGGGCTGCCGATGGCTCGGCCGCGATGGACGCGTCGGTCACCAAGCTGAGCCCCAAGGACCGCCGGAAGCGGATCACCGACCGGTTGCTGGCCGAGGGCCAGGTGACCATCGAGGAGCTGGTCCAGGAGCTCGGCGTCAGTCAGATGACGGTCCACCGCGATCTGGACGCCCTGGAGCATCAGGGCTGGCTGCGAAAGGTGCGCGGCGGGGCGACGGCCACGCCCAGTGCGCTCTTCGAGTCCACCGCACGCTGGCGCGGCGCCGAGCAGGTGGCGGCGAAGGAGGCCATCTGCGCGGCCGCGCTGACCCTGGCCGAGCCCGGCCAGGCCGTGATCATCGACGACTCCAGTACGGCGCTGCCGCTGGCCCGCTCGCTCTCCTCACACGGCGCGTACACCGTCATCACCAACTCCCTCCAGGTCATCAACGAGCTGGCGGAGGAGCCCGACATCCGGGTGATCGCGCTGGGCGGCGAGTACCACGCCGCGTTCAACGCGTTCCTCGGCATGTCCACCGCCGATATCGCCCGCAGCTTCCGCGCCGATATCGCCTTCCTCTCCACCTCGGCCGTCGACAACGGCCACTGTTACCACCAGGCGCAGGAGAACGTACTGGTCAAGCGCGCGCTGATGGCCGCGGCCCGGCGCAAGGTGCTGCTCGTGGACCACTCCAAGTTCGGCCGTCAAGCGCTCTACGAGCTGGCGCCGCTCGCCGACTTCGATCTCGTCATCTCCGATGACCTCCTTCCCCAGGAGGAGCAGGACGCGCTTCAATCCCTGGGTGTGCGGTACGAGTTGGCAACGGAGGGGAGCCATCGGCGATGA
- a CDS encoding RidA family protein → MSGAGSARPELERVNPPHLAPPTGFSHAVRATSGTMVFLAGQTALDGSGEIVGSGIVEQFERALSNLVAAAAASGAGPSDLAKLTVFAVDVADYRRHAREIGQVWKRLVGGDFPAMAVIGATRLWDEAALVEIEGIAVVR, encoded by the coding sequence ATGAGCGGGGCCGGTAGCGCCCGCCCTGAGCTGGAGCGCGTCAACCCGCCCCATCTGGCGCCGCCGACCGGATTCAGCCATGCCGTGCGCGCCACATCCGGCACCATGGTTTTCCTCGCCGGGCAGACCGCCCTCGACGGTTCGGGCGAGATCGTCGGCAGCGGCATCGTCGAGCAGTTCGAGCGGGCGCTGAGCAACCTCGTGGCGGCGGCCGCGGCATCCGGCGCCGGCCCGTCCGACCTGGCCAAGCTCACCGTCTTCGCCGTCGATGTCGCCGACTACCGGCGGCACGCCCGGGAGATCGGCCAGGTGTGGAAGCGGCTGGTCGGCGGCGACTTTCCGGCGATGGCCGTCATCGGTGCCACCCGTCTGTGGGACGAGGCGGCGCTGGTCGAGATCGAAGGCATCGCCGTCGTCCGTTAG
- a CDS encoding acyltransferase family protein, with amino-acid sequence MNNTFPSYGDRRVPLPPQRQVPNDAAGPAYAADSAYATDSASATDSAHAAGRSWPAATGTTATGTTATANGTAETDTTATSDTATTRTATSNGPSAQANPATVPAAGSHAKHKARGHAKAHAKAGTEAGAPAKQRDAFFDNAKYLAIVLVALGHSWEPLRDGSRAAAALYITVYAFHMPAFIIISGYFSRSFDMRKDRLQRLITGVAVPYILFEAAYTLFKRWADDDPGYPISLMDPWYLTWFLLALFVWRLTTPLWKIVRWPLPLALSIAVLASLSPDIGNDLDLQRVLQFLPFFVLGLCLKPEHFQLVRRRQARTLAVPVFAFALVFAYWAAPRMNAAWFYHRDSAQELAAPWWSGAVMTLAMFGCSMVLVACFFAWVPGRTMWCTALGAGTLYGYLLHGFLAKGSRFWDWYEVDWVHTPWGAVLLTLFAGVVVTLLCTPPVQRMFRFAMEPRMTWAFKKDPVGMARGRK; translated from the coding sequence TTGAACAACACCTTCCCCTCGTACGGCGACCGGCGGGTGCCCCTTCCCCCGCAGCGGCAGGTGCCGAATGACGCGGCGGGTCCGGCATATGCGGCGGATTCGGCGTACGCGACGGACTCGGCGTCTGCCACGGACTCGGCCCATGCGGCCGGCCGATCGTGGCCGGCCGCGACCGGCACCACGGCGACGGGCACCACGGCGACCGCGAACGGCACCGCCGAAACCGACACCACGGCCACGTCGGACACGGCGACCACGAGGACTGCGACGTCCAACGGGCCGTCGGCGCAGGCGAACCCGGCCACCGTGCCCGCCGCCGGATCGCATGCGAAGCACAAGGCCAGGGGCCACGCCAAGGCGCACGCGAAGGCCGGCACCGAGGCCGGCGCCCCGGCGAAGCAGCGTGACGCGTTCTTCGACAATGCGAAGTATCTGGCCATCGTTCTGGTGGCGCTGGGGCACTCCTGGGAGCCGCTGCGTGACGGCAGCCGGGCGGCGGCGGCCCTCTACATCACCGTCTACGCCTTCCATATGCCGGCGTTCATCATCATCTCCGGGTATTTCTCGCGCAGTTTCGATATGCGCAAGGACCGGCTGCAGCGGCTGATCACCGGCGTCGCCGTCCCGTACATCCTTTTCGAAGCCGCGTACACCCTCTTCAAACGGTGGGCGGACGACGATCCCGGCTATCCGATCAGCCTCATGGACCCGTGGTATCTGACCTGGTTCCTGCTGGCCCTGTTCGTGTGGCGGCTCACCACTCCCCTGTGGAAGATCGTGCGCTGGCCGCTTCCGCTCGCGCTGTCCATCGCGGTGCTCGCGTCCCTGTCGCCCGACATCGGCAATGACCTGGACCTGCAGCGGGTGCTGCAGTTCCTGCCGTTCTTCGTCCTCGGCCTGTGTCTGAAGCCGGAGCACTTCCAGCTGGTACGGCGTCGGCAGGCGCGGACCCTGGCGGTGCCGGTCTTCGCCTTCGCGCTGGTCTTCGCGTACTGGGCGGCGCCCCGGATGAACGCCGCATGGTTCTACCACCGGGACAGTGCGCAGGAACTGGCCGCCCCGTGGTGGAGCGGCGCGGTGATGACGCTCGCCATGTTCGGCTGCTCGATGGTGCTGGTGGCCTGCTTCTTCGCCTGGGTTCCGGGGCGCACGATGTGGTGTACGGCGCTGGGTGCGGGCACCCTGTACGGCTATCTGCTGCACGGTTTCCTCGCCAAGGGCTCCCGGTTCTGGGACTGGTATGAGGTGGACTGGGTGCATACGCCGTGGGGTGCGGTGCTGCTGACACTGTTCGCGGGGGTGGTGGTCACGCTGCTGTGCACACCGCCCGTCCAGCGGATGTTCCGGTTCGCGATGGAGCCCAGGATGACCTGGGCGTTCAAGAAGGACCCGGTGGGGATGGCCCGCGGCCGGAAGTGA
- a CDS encoding glycerophosphodiester phosphodiesterase: MLQRLMRIAAAALALQVTAAMSSSAVAVTPGDGVEARSIAGAEAPLVIAHRGAAQHAPENTLAAVDAAHRRGLVWVENDVQRTEDGQLIVIHDTTLKRTTDAEKVFPDRAPWRVGDFTAAEIARLDAGSWFGKRFAGERVPTLASFLRRLDRNGQRLLLEIKAPRRYPGIEAQIVRELRAQGWLDRAHVRSRLVVQSFCVPCIKRVHELAPEVRTGILVRTEILGVPEVDELERYARFADQINPRISALSSRWVEAVHRLRGAHGRPLEIYAWDVGEDGSPRAASMSRIEGIIA; the protein is encoded by the coding sequence ATGCTGCAGAGATTGATGCGGATCGCCGCCGCGGCTCTCGCTCTTCAGGTGACGGCGGCGATGTCGTCGTCCGCGGTGGCGGTCACGCCCGGGGACGGAGTCGAGGCCCGGTCCATAGCGGGGGCGGAGGCGCCGTTGGTGATCGCACACCGCGGTGCCGCCCAGCACGCACCGGAGAACACGCTCGCCGCGGTGGACGCGGCGCACCGGCGGGGACTCGTATGGGTCGAGAACGATGTGCAGCGCACCGAGGACGGCCAACTGATCGTGATACATGACACGACCCTGAAGCGGACGACGGACGCGGAGAAGGTGTTTCCCGACCGTGCGCCGTGGCGGGTGGGGGATTTCACGGCCGCCGAGATAGCGCGGCTGGATGCCGGGAGCTGGTTCGGCAAGCGATTCGCGGGGGAGCGGGTACCGACACTCGCCAGCTTCTTGCGCCGTCTGGACCGCAATGGCCAGCGTTTATTGCTGGAGATCAAGGCCCCCCGGCGCTACCCGGGAATCGAGGCGCAGATCGTCCGCGAACTCCGCGCACAGGGCTGGCTCGATCGTGCGCACGTTCGGAGCCGGCTGGTCGTTCAGAGCTTCTGTGTGCCGTGCATAAAGAGGGTGCATGAACTGGCGCCGGAGGTACGTACGGGGATTCTCGTGCGTACGGAGATTCTCGGGGTGCCCGAGGTGGACGAGCTGGAGCGCTACGCACGGTTCGCCGATCAGATCAACCCCCGTATATCGGCGCTGAGTTCGCGCTGGGTCGAGGCCGTTCACCGGCTGCGCGGCGCCCACGGAAGGCCGTTGGAGATATACGCGTGGGACGTGGGGGAGGACGGGAGCCCGCGGGCGGCCTCGATGAGCAGAATCGAAGGGATCATCGCTTAG
- a CDS encoding Lrp/AsnC family transcriptional regulator, whose translation MGHVQWIVRIQCTPDAAGTLATALAKRQDTSWVSLTAGGTEIVCVTRARTPAEHDALLLQKLPRTPRVVSVTAHCLMHTFFGGPTGWHGRSQSLSPHQVAELRDHRPQPPDGDATVPPPDERDERLMAALATDGRTGYPELAAVTGCSESAVKRRLDALRRRDMLFFDVEIDPRLLGYGTEAMLWLSVPPCALVSVAEALADHPEVAFAAATTGPTNLVATVVCHDVRALYAYLTTQVGALRAVRATETVPLLRSVKRVGTVTGAPPSGPARSSS comes from the coding sequence ATGGGGCACGTGCAGTGGATCGTCCGCATCCAGTGCACCCCTGACGCGGCGGGGACCCTCGCGACGGCACTGGCCAAACGCCAGGACACCTCATGGGTGAGCCTGACCGCCGGCGGAACGGAGATCGTGTGCGTGACCCGGGCCCGTACCCCGGCGGAGCACGACGCGCTGCTGCTGCAGAAGCTCCCCCGCACCCCACGGGTGGTCTCCGTCACCGCCCACTGCCTGATGCACACGTTCTTCGGCGGACCCACGGGATGGCACGGCCGGAGCCAGTCCCTGAGCCCCCATCAGGTCGCGGAGCTACGGGACCATCGGCCCCAGCCCCCGGACGGCGACGCGACCGTCCCGCCGCCCGACGAACGCGACGAACGGCTCATGGCGGCACTGGCCACCGACGGACGCACGGGATACCCCGAACTGGCGGCCGTCACCGGATGCTCGGAGTCGGCCGTCAAGCGGCGTCTGGACGCGTTGCGCCGCCGGGACATGCTGTTCTTCGACGTGGAGATCGATCCACGGCTCCTCGGCTACGGGACCGAGGCCATGCTGTGGCTCTCGGTCCCGCCCTGCGCACTCGTATCCGTCGCCGAAGCGCTGGCCGACCACCCCGAGGTGGCCTTCGCCGCGGCCACCACCGGCCCCACCAATCTGGTGGCGACCGTCGTCTGTCACGATGTGCGCGCCCTCTACGCCTACCTCACGACACAGGTCGGGGCGCTGCGCGCGGTGCGCGCCACGGAGACGGTGCCCCTCCTGCGCAGCGTCAAGCGCGTCGGCACGGTCACAGGCGCACCACCGAGCGGACCGGCACGGTCGTCCTCCTGA
- a CDS encoding antibiotic biosynthesis monooxygenase, translated as MTRFVDFVHPAAGTALLSEWLTGSVERSRTAARAVIDEWASAETPSGRLAQHVFLSTDGTGLLFYAQWSSDEEHLAWAGARRPGVVGRVDMLVPGIKRPGLNRTRLHRSVVHDAGRPSGVFVVTTTAADDVESAVVPAPGLLAAHVHLTLDGERAIVVQEWTDAAAHEAVTTDGLGFKRYTLHHSLLDDRVEGAASTS; from the coding sequence ATGACACGCTTCGTGGATTTCGTTCACCCTGCCGCTGGAACAGCTCTGCTGAGTGAGTGGCTCACTGGTTCTGTCGAGCGTTCGCGCACGGCCGCTCGTGCTGTGATCGACGAGTGGGCATCGGCCGAGACGCCCTCCGGACGTTTGGCGCAGCACGTCTTCCTGTCCACAGACGGTACCGGCCTCCTCTTCTACGCGCAGTGGTCCAGCGATGAGGAGCACCTGGCGTGGGCCGGCGCCCGTCGCCCTGGGGTAGTCGGGCGCGTCGACATGCTCGTGCCCGGTATCAAGCGTCCCGGACTCAACAGGACCCGTCTCCACCGCAGTGTGGTGCACGACGCGGGGCGCCCGTCCGGCGTCTTCGTGGTGACCACTACGGCGGCGGACGATGTGGAGAGTGCAGTGGTGCCGGCGCCGGGCTTGCTCGCGGCGCACGTCCACCTGACACTCGATGGTGAGCGTGCGATCGTCGTCCAAGAGTGGACTGACGCTGCCGCTCATGAAGCGGTGACCACCGATGGCCTTGGCTTCAAGCGGTACACGCTCCACCACTCGCTCCTCGACGACCGCGTCGAAGGAGCAGCCAGCACGTCATGA
- a CDS encoding CDP-glycerol glycerophosphotransferase family protein: MVPWSEARGHTYDLVVATSPKGDLRLLRGPHVLLPHGAGFNKSIPGEGSADSASGLDPAYLRRTDHDAPIALHALAHPDQVARLAATDPRAARHAKVIGDLTLERVLASSSLRDRYRAALGTGARKLLVLVSTWGPESLVRQRPGLPARLATQLPHDEYQLALVVHPNERSLLGTYELTERLAPALDAGMILPDPHEEWASVLIAADALVTDHGSAALYYCATQDRPVVSVHRGGGELIPGSPMGVLLDRIPQLGRAGNIADALRAYRPGPGRAAAQAAFAPPGEAVDRLRTELYALLGLAPPTHDCTPRPLPSPAPARHVPAAFDVHVETTAAGVQIARRPAGTGLPGHHLAVEHGAVGEQLTRSAGLLYRRPLPGSAAPVDLAWTADGWTRHALSAYPGCRSAAALLPSGACLLRVRGHEQTYAVQVEPRYEGGRIVRIDPAVALSAVHARLVSPQPAPDSRTTMNCLVGERTFRVVLRPATNTEATQVI, from the coding sequence ATGGTGCCGTGGAGCGAAGCGCGCGGTCACACGTACGACCTGGTCGTCGCCACGAGCCCGAAAGGCGACCTGAGGCTGCTGCGCGGCCCGCATGTCCTCCTGCCGCACGGCGCGGGCTTCAACAAGTCGATCCCCGGCGAAGGCTCGGCCGACTCGGCGTCCGGGCTGGACCCCGCGTATCTGCGACGTACCGACCACGACGCTCCGATAGCGCTGCACGCCCTGGCCCATCCCGATCAGGTCGCCAGGCTGGCAGCCACGGACCCGCGGGCCGCCCGGCACGCGAAGGTGATCGGCGATCTCACTCTGGAACGCGTCCTCGCTTCGTCGTCCCTACGCGACCGCTACCGGGCGGCGCTGGGCACCGGGGCCCGCAAGCTGCTGGTCCTGGTCTCCACGTGGGGGCCCGAGTCCCTCGTCCGGCAGCGCCCCGGACTGCCCGCCCGGCTCGCGACCCAGCTGCCCCACGACGAATACCAGTTGGCGCTCGTGGTCCATCCCAATGAGCGCAGCCTGCTCGGGACGTACGAACTGACCGAGCGCCTGGCGCCGGCCCTCGACGCAGGGATGATCCTCCCGGATCCGCACGAGGAGTGGGCCTCCGTCCTGATCGCCGCCGATGCCCTGGTCACCGACCACGGATCGGCCGCCCTGTACTACTGCGCCACCCAGGACCGCCCCGTCGTGAGCGTCCACCGAGGCGGCGGCGAACTGATCCCCGGCAGCCCGATGGGCGTACTCCTCGACCGGATACCGCAGTTGGGACGCGCCGGAAACATCGCGGACGCGCTGCGGGCGTACCGGCCGGGCCCCGGGCGCGCCGCCGCTCAGGCCGCCTTCGCGCCCCCCGGTGAAGCCGTGGACCGCCTGCGAACCGAGCTCTACGCCCTGCTCGGTCTCGCGCCACCCACTCACGACTGCACACCCCGGCCGCTGCCCTCGCCCGCGCCCGCCAGACATGTCCCCGCGGCGTTCGACGTCCACGTGGAGACCACCGCGGCCGGCGTCCAGATCGCCCGGCGCCCGGCCGGCACCGGGCTGCCCGGCCACCACCTGGCCGTGGAGCACGGCGCCGTCGGCGAACAACTCACCCGTTCCGCCGGCCTGTTGTACCGTCGTCCACTCCCGGGGTCCGCCGCCCCCGTGGACCTGGCCTGGACCGCCGACGGGTGGACTCGGCACGCACTGTCCGCTTACCCGGGCTGTCGTTCGGCGGCGGCCCTGCTGCCGTCCGGCGCGTGCCTGCTCAGAGTCCGCGGTCATGAGCAGACGTACGCCGTCCAGGTCGAACCCCGGTACGAAGGAGGCCGGATCGTACGGATCGACCCAGCCGTCGCGCTGTCGGCCGTACACGCCCGACTGGTCTCTCCTCAGCCCGCCCCGGACAGCCGCACCACGATGAACTGCCTCGTCGGAGAGCGGACTTTCCGCGTCGTCCTCCGCCCGGCCACGAACACCGAAGCCACGCAGGTGATCTAG
- a CDS encoding NB-ARC domain-containing protein has translation MRVELPPEPVYFVNRDDERERAVRAVTDWRSRSRPLVLALSGPGGLGKTELAGLIARTLLDRYPFTDGVLSVDLEDFRADGVLDPGDVLSQLLNSLDVAPDQVQAQYAARCRQYWNRTSDAKLVLVLDNARYASEVVPLLPASGDSVVIVTSHGPLHELEAGAAVDLALPPLEERAATELLELIVRDHRLAADPEAARAVVRLCDGLPAALHVAGRWVRTHRLRPLSRILADLQAELDEKGVSGVEHIWDAAYADLSRPAALLYRLLPHHPGETFTLHSATALSGLGPEACQDALEELDRAGLLDLRLLSLTEAGQMRLPGPQRGHALRRSRREATEGEVAEAQVRLLRWFVRQAQLADRFAAGRRLTVGDSFGPVSGVPDVPLEDPEAAVDDEARAERAERAARWLDEERHVLFACSRLAHGRGMDTEVVALSEPVWTHALDRPHQSEVVEVFRRAVDSAVRHGGNAGWLVRTRCQLARPLWESGELSEAAVQLDGAMSALALLGDSERDRKLAASAVEHRGMLKGVRGEWSAALADFAGSRDMHREIPNPYGVLLQTYRMGEASAKVGDLETAHRLLSEAHTGFVAEKRERLIGRSAFALAGVLHRLGRADEARDLYQQSLGRAGRRRSGFDLARVHDALADLNTAEGQLAEAEEHRTAARALRRSNGLV, from the coding sequence GTGAGGGTCGAACTTCCGCCGGAGCCGGTGTACTTCGTCAACCGTGACGATGAGCGGGAGCGTGCCGTGCGCGCCGTGACGGATTGGCGGAGCCGTTCCCGTCCGCTGGTCCTGGCGCTGAGCGGGCCGGGCGGCTTGGGAAAGACGGAGCTGGCCGGACTGATCGCCCGCACTCTGCTCGACCGCTACCCCTTTACCGATGGTGTGCTGTCCGTCGACCTCGAAGACTTCCGGGCGGACGGCGTGCTGGACCCCGGTGATGTGCTCTCCCAGTTGCTGAACTCCCTCGATGTGGCGCCGGACCAGGTGCAGGCCCAGTACGCGGCTCGGTGCAGGCAGTACTGGAACAGGACCTCCGACGCGAAACTGGTCCTCGTGCTGGACAACGCGCGGTACGCCTCGGAGGTCGTCCCCCTGCTTCCGGCGTCGGGCGACAGCGTGGTGATCGTCACGAGTCATGGTCCGCTCCACGAGCTCGAAGCCGGCGCCGCGGTGGATCTGGCGCTGCCGCCGCTGGAGGAGCGGGCGGCAACGGAACTGCTGGAGCTGATCGTCCGTGACCACCGGCTGGCCGCCGACCCGGAGGCGGCGCGGGCGGTGGTCCGGTTGTGCGACGGCCTCCCCGCGGCGCTGCACGTGGCGGGCCGGTGGGTGCGCACGCACCGGCTGCGTCCGCTCTCCCGTATCCTCGCCGATCTCCAGGCCGAGTTGGACGAGAAGGGCGTGTCCGGCGTGGAGCACATCTGGGACGCGGCATACGCCGATCTGTCCCGCCCGGCGGCCCTGCTCTACCGGTTGCTTCCGCACCACCCCGGTGAGACGTTCACGCTCCACTCCGCCACCGCGTTGTCGGGGCTGGGACCGGAGGCCTGCCAGGACGCCCTGGAGGAGCTGGACCGGGCTGGATTACTGGACCTGCGTCTGCTGTCGCTGACGGAGGCCGGCCAGATGCGGCTGCCCGGGCCGCAGCGCGGCCACGCCCTGCGCCGGTCCCGCCGGGAGGCGACGGAGGGGGAGGTGGCCGAGGCGCAGGTGAGGCTGCTGCGCTGGTTCGTACGGCAGGCCCAGCTGGCCGACCGGTTCGCCGCCGGCCGTCGGCTGACCGTAGGGGATTCTTTCGGCCCTGTTTCAGGTGTGCCGGACGTTCCACTGGAAGATCCGGAAGCGGCCGTGGACGACGAAGCACGGGCTGAGCGCGCCGAACGCGCGGCCCGCTGGCTGGACGAGGAACGCCATGTGCTGTTCGCGTGCTCACGCCTGGCCCACGGCCGTGGGATGGACACCGAGGTCGTGGCCCTGTCCGAGCCCGTGTGGACGCATGCCCTGGACCGTCCCCACCAGTCCGAGGTCGTCGAGGTCTTCCGGCGCGCCGTCGACTCGGCAGTCCGGCACGGGGGGAACGCGGGGTGGCTGGTGCGCACACGCTGCCAGCTGGCCAGGCCGCTGTGGGAGTCGGGAGAGCTGAGCGAGGCCGCGGTCCAGCTCGACGGCGCGATGTCCGCCCTTGCACTGCTCGGGGACTCCGAACGGGACCGCAAGCTCGCCGCGTCGGCCGTCGAGCACCGCGGCATGCTCAAGGGCGTACGGGGTGAGTGGAGCGCAGCTCTGGCCGACTTCGCCGGCTCCCGCGACATGCACCGGGAGATCCCCAACCCCTACGGCGTCCTGCTCCAGACCTACCGGATGGGAGAGGCGAGCGCGAAGGTGGGCGACCTTGAGACAGCGCATCGTCTGCTGTCCGAGGCGCACACCGGGTTCGTGGCGGAGAAGCGCGAGAGGCTGATCGGACGCTCGGCGTTCGCCCTCGCCGGTGTCCTGCACCGCCTCGGTCGGGCGGACGAGGCCCGTGATCTGTACCAGCAGTCGCTCGGGCGTGCCGGCAGGCGCCGCTCAGGCTTCGATCTGGCACGCGTCCACGACGCGCTCGCGGACTTGAACACAGCCGAAGGGCAGTTGGCGGAGGCCGAGGAGCACCGTACGGCGGCCCGGGCCCTCCGGCGGAGCAACGGCCTGGTCTAG
- a CDS encoding MFS transporter, with protein MDTTDSPPATPTPTPTPTPTPPPATAATSPYGPTAPPMPAASLRLLRTAGFVSNFDRFCITPMVMLIGAQLGAPLPTVMLAASGYFLAYGLMQPIWGLASDRLGRVRVMRLSLAGAAVAALASVLAPNPTVLIVARAAAGAFFAASIAASITYVGDTVPAAVRQRPLSELMTAFALGTAVATVIAGALAHYVSWRLVFALPGLIAAYLAVALRRLPEPPREASGALFAPFKVVLRSRWQWYVMAVAMLEGAVLLGFLTYIAPALEVQGASATLAGAVSALYGVGSMTAAQIVKRLVGRWSPVWLIVAGGVQMLVAFGLAATSTSVPALVACALLLGGGWSFMHSTVQSWATALSPTARATGVAMFGLALYVGSALASALAAQPAEHHAYRGMFLTAAVLTIPLTIAAAVGRARYRN; from the coding sequence ATGGACACCACCGACTCACCCCCAGCCACTCCCACACCCACTCCCACACCCACTCCCACACCCCCTCCAGCCACCGCCGCCACGTCCCCCTACGGCCCGACCGCCCCGCCGATGCCTGCCGCCTCGCTGCGCCTGCTGCGCACCGCCGGCTTCGTCAGCAACTTCGACCGCTTCTGCATCACGCCGATGGTGATGCTCATCGGCGCCCAGCTGGGCGCACCGCTCCCCACGGTGATGCTTGCCGCCAGCGGCTACTTCCTCGCGTATGGACTGATGCAGCCGATATGGGGCCTGGCGAGCGACCGGCTGGGGCGGGTGCGGGTGATGCGGCTCTCGCTGGCCGGCGCCGCCGTCGCCGCACTCGCCTCGGTGCTCGCACCCAACCCGACGGTCCTGATCGTGGCCCGTGCAGCGGCCGGAGCGTTCTTCGCCGCGTCCATCGCCGCGTCCATCACCTACGTCGGGGACACCGTGCCCGCCGCGGTCCGCCAGCGCCCGCTCAGCGAGCTGATGACCGCGTTCGCACTGGGCACCGCCGTGGCGACCGTCATCGCCGGGGCGCTGGCGCACTACGTCAGCTGGCGCCTGGTCTTCGCCCTGCCCGGCCTGATCGCCGCCTATCTGGCAGTCGCCCTGCGCCGGCTGCCGGAGCCGCCGCGCGAGGCGTCCGGTGCGCTGTTCGCCCCGTTCAAGGTCGTGCTGCGCTCCCGCTGGCAGTGGTACGTGATGGCCGTCGCGATGCTCGAAGGCGCCGTCCTGCTGGGCTTCTTGACCTATATCGCGCCGGCGCTGGAGGTCCAGGGAGCCTCGGCGACGCTGGCCGGCGCAGTGTCCGCGCTCTACGGAGTGGGCTCGATGACCGCGGCGCAGATCGTCAAGCGGCTGGTAGGGCGCTGGTCGCCGGTGTGGCTGATCGTGGCCGGTGGGGTGCAGATGCTGGTGGCCTTCGGCCTCGCCGCGACCAGTACGTCAGTGCCCGCACTGGTGGCGTGCGCCCTGCTGCTCGGTGGCGGCTGGTCGTTCATGCATTCCACGGTCCAATCCTGGGCCACCGCCCTGTCCCCGACGGCCCGCGCCACCGGCGTAGCGATGTTCGGTCTGGCCCTGTACGTCGGCAGTGCGCTGGCCAGCGCCCTCGCCGCCCAGCCCGCCGAACACCACGCCTACCGGGGCATGTTCCTGACGGCCGCGGTCCTGACCATCCCGCTGACCATCGCCGCGGCCGTGGGCCGCGCCCGCTATCGGAACTGA
- a CDS encoding helix-turn-helix domain-containing protein translates to MHGSRSDGPRRELGAFLRSRRERLAPADVGLPGSPRRRTPGLRRDEVAELAGVSSSWYAWLEQGRVRTSEQVLRSVARALQLNADETAHVLSFVEHTARAGRPPGWVSRNLLSLVESLAPNPAVVLDPHWDLLAWNAGYTALLTDLARLAPKQRNLLWLVFRWQPARTLLASWESEARSLLGQFRAQAARYPEDGRYAEVAGELLADPDAARWYDRRETSAFHPAVRHFRHPVAGDLRLRYVKLAAVDEPGHHLLAYLPDDPATEKALQALIE, encoded by the coding sequence GTGCACGGAAGCAGGTCCGACGGCCCGCGCCGCGAACTGGGCGCGTTTCTGCGCTCTCGCCGTGAGCGGCTGGCGCCCGCCGACGTGGGGCTGCCCGGCTCGCCGCGGCGCCGCACCCCGGGGCTGCGGCGCGATGAGGTCGCGGAGCTGGCCGGGGTCAGCAGCTCCTGGTACGCCTGGCTGGAGCAGGGCCGGGTGCGGACGTCGGAGCAGGTGCTGCGGTCGGTGGCGCGGGCGCTGCAGCTGAACGCGGACGAGACTGCGCATGTGCTGTCGTTCGTGGAACACACCGCGCGGGCCGGGCGCCCGCCTGGATGGGTGTCGCGCAACCTGCTGTCGCTGGTGGAGTCGCTGGCACCGAACCCGGCGGTGGTGCTCGACCCGCACTGGGACCTGCTGGCCTGGAACGCGGGGTACACCGCGCTCCTCACCGACCTGGCACGGCTCGCGCCCAAACAGCGCAATCTGCTGTGGCTGGTCTTCCGCTGGCAGCCCGCCCGTACGCTGCTGGCCAGTTGGGAGTCGGAGGCGCGGAGTCTGCTCGGCCAGTTCCGGGCGCAGGCGGCCCGGTACCCAGAGGACGGCAGGTACGCCGAGGTCGCCGGGGAACTGCTGGCCGATCCGGACGCCGCCCGCTGGTACGACCGCCGGGAGACCTCGGCGTTCCACCCCGCCGTACGACATTTCCGGCACCCGGTCGCCGGTGATCTGCGGCTGCGGTACGTCAAACTCGCCGCCGTGGACGAGCCGGGCCACCACCTGCTGGCCTACCTCCCCGACGACCCGGCTACGGAGAAGGCGCTGCAGGCGCTCATCGAGTGA